Within the Deltaproteobacteria bacterium genome, the region CAGGGCCATCCAGCGGGCGACGTTCTCCTTCATCTCGAGGTCGACCGTCGCGGCGAAGGCGAGCAGGCGCTCCTCGGGCTGGCTCATGAAGGCCCGCGCCATGATGCCGTAGCCCTCCTCCAGCTTGCGGTCGAGGAAGTCGAGGAGGAGGAAGGCCCAGTCGTCGAAGCGATCGGCGGCGGCGTGCACGCCCAGGGCGAGCAGGGCCAGCACCCCCAGGGGGACGAAGAGGCGGCGGTACTGACCGAAGGCACCCGTCCAGCGCAGGTAGGTGCCGATCGGACCCATCGCCCGGAGCCGGAAGCCCGGGTTGGTGTCCTCCTTGTCGTCGATCAGGTGCTGCCTCATGAGCCTCGCGAGGGGATGATACCCCGACTCCGGCCTGAACCACCGGAAGGAGCAGCCTCATCCCCGGGGCGTCGCTCCCTTCAGGGCGTCGCGCGGATCCAGCGCCAGAGGGCGCCGAAGCCGGGGGCGAGCCAGAAGAGGGCCGCCCGCACCCGGCGCCGATCCCTCGCCTCGGGCATCCCGGTGCGCTTCTCGAGGAGCTCGAGGGCCTCGCGCCGGCGGCCCTCCTTCTTCAGCAGCCAGGCGAGGTCGAGGGCGGCGTCGAGGTTGCCGGCCTGGAGCTGGAGCACCCGCACCAGGATCAGGATGGCGTCGGGCCGGTCCTTCCGGCGGGAGAGCGACGACCTCCCCTCCAGGAGCAGGGCGATCGCCTCGGCCTTCCGCGAGGCGCGCAGGTTCAGCTCGGCCAGCATCATCCAGGACTCGGCGTTGCGCGGGTCGTGGCCGAGCGCGTCCCGCAGCACCGCCATGGCCTTCTTGTCGAAGCCCTTCGCCAGGAAGGCGTCGGCGGCCGCCCGGAAGCGCGGCCAGGCCTCGGGGTGCTTCAGCTCGGCCAGGCTGGCGGCGAGGCGGGCGATGGTCTCGGGATCCGCGGGCTCGTGCTCGAGGATCTCCCGGTAGGCCTCGACGGCCACCTTGTGCTTGCCCTTGGCGCGCGCCTTCGCCGCCTTCTCGAGCAGCGCCGCCCGGCTGTACTTCTTCTCCTTGCTGAAGAGCCCCACGATGGGTCGAGCCTACTCCGGATCAGGGCTGCTAGGGCCAGACGCCCTGGGCGCACTCGATGGGGGCGGCGCCGGGGGCGTCCTTGTTGTGGTCCCAGAGCTGCCACATCGTGTCGCCCCAGGCGGCCAGCTGGCTGAAGGCCGGGTCGGTCTGCAGCACGTAGGCCAGGGCGCGGCCCGAGGGGGTCGGGCTGGGCAGGCTGGTGCCGACGCCGAGGATCTCGTCGCGGAGGAAGGCGACGTACTCGCGGCTGGTGGTCTGGTAGTAGAGGCGGATCTCGATCCGGTCGGCGCCGGGCGCCACCGACAGGGTCACGTCGTCCCATCCGCCGGCGTACTCGGCCGGGGTGAAGTAGCCGGGGTCGATGCTGCCCTGCCAGGCGGGCTCGGACATCCGGGCGGCGGCCTCGCCGATGCGGAAGCCCTTGGGCGGGATGCGGTTGTCCTTGTAGCGGTCGGTGGCCAGCACGAAGTGGAAGGTGTGCTCCTCGCCGGTGAGGCTGCTGCGCGGGTGGCTCTCGTAGACGAGGGCGTCCACGTGGGTCTCGCCGGGTCCCAGGGCCGGGCTGCCGGGGTCGGGCAGCCCCTTCAGGGTGCCCACCGTGGCGTCGTAGGGGTTCACCTCCTGGAGGAGGGTGGCCCCCTGGTAGACCTTGATGTTGGCGAAGAAGCGCCGGCCCTCGGGGTAGCCGGAGATCAGCTTGTGCCCGGTGTGGTTGTCGATGCGGAAGTCGAGGGTGCCGGTGCCGGGATCGTAGGCGACGTTCTCGACGGTCGCGGCCTTCTGCAGGGTGGCGATGGCCCGGTTGGAGGCCGCGAGGAGATCGCCCGGGTCGAGGGGCTGCCCGTAGGCCAGGTCGAGGGTGAGGGCGGCCGGCCCCTGGGCGAGGAGGGCCTCGTTGGCCGGATCGTAGTTGGGCGAGCCGGGGACGACGCTGGCGAGCAGCCAGGGCACCCAGGCGTTGCCGCCGGTCAGATCGTGCACGGGCTGGCCGCACTGCGGATGCTCGACGCTGCCGGTCGGCCGCAGGATTCCATCGTTCTTGTCGCAGCCCTTCCCGACGCCGTCGGGGAGGTGGCAGTCCTGGCAGCTGGAGATGTAGTCGTTCGCCTTCGAGGTGGTGAAGACGCCGGGGGCGTAGGGGCCGGTGCCGGCCGCGCCGCCCTGGAGGCCGTAGGCCGAGAGCATGAACTCCGAGAAGGTCCGCTCGACGTGGCCGTAGGAGGACGCCGACTGGGCCTCGGTGGTCAGGATCGTGGTGCCGTCACCCGGCGGGGTCCCGGCGAAGGCGAGGTTCGCCAGCACCGGGTTCGAGACGTCGTGGCAGGTGGCGCACAGGTACTTGCTCTTGTGGAAGCGGCTGTACTGCATCCCGTGCCGGGCGGCGGCGTCGGCGAAGGAGGCGCGCTTGTCGTTGACGCCGGCGATGAACATCTGGGCGCTGCTGGCCTCGGTCCAGCCGGCGTTCACCGGGTGGCTGGTGCCGTCGAAGGCGGGGTTGCCGTTGAAGAGGGTGAGGGCGGCGGCCTCGGTCCGGTCGGCCGCGCGGGTGGCATCGGCGGCCGCCTGGCTCGGCGTGAGGCTGGCGTTGGTCTCGTCCCAGTAGTTCAGCCAGTCGTTGCCCTCGCGGGTGCCCGCCCAGGTGTCCTCGTGGAAGGGGTCGAACATCCGGTGGCAGGTGTCGCAGCTCACGCCCTCGTAGTCGGCGCCGGTCATGGCGGTGCCGGTGGGCGGGTCGGAGCGCCCCTCCAGCCAGCCCGCGGGGAAGTGGCAGCGCAGGCAGAGGTCGCCGGCGTTGGCGTTGCCCATGAGCCAGACCGAGTCCTGCAGGCCCACGGCGAAGGTGCCCCAGAAGAGGGGATCG harbors:
- a CDS encoding multiheme c-type cytochrome, which gives rise to PALDCQPGTAPAVDDGVGCTIDSCDEATDTIVHTPDDTACDDTLFCNGAETCDPALDCQPGTAPAVDDGVGCTIDSCDEATDTIVHGPDDTACDDTLFCNGAETCDPALDCQPGLTPSCDDTVSCTVDTCDAGLDACTSTPDDLLCGGGQTCDLFLGCIGGGDSCAAPIVIPGTGTYPGDTSTGFATHSGSCGGSGAELVYQLTLGADSDVYLETAGSALDTVLHLRAADCDTGAELQCHDDVDSADATSRLLLPALGPGTYFVFVDSASGGGAFTLNVVVTPVGISTTPAVSADPLLRLPGTQPTDGVTLEAVGRCLNCHDGYDATVEPGSHWKGTMMAQASRDPLFWGTFAVGLQDSVWLMGNANAGDLCLRCHFPAGWLEGRSDPPTGTAMTGADYEGVSCDTCHRMFDPFHEDTWAGTREGNDWLNYWDETNASLTPSQAAADATRAADRTEAAALTLFNGNPAFDGTSHPVNAGWTEASSAQMFIAGVNDKRASFADAAARHGMQYSRFHKSKYLCATCHDVSNPVLANLAFAGTPPGDGTTILTTEAQSASSYGHVERTFSEFMLSAYGLQGGAAGTGPYAPGVFTTSKANDYISSCQDCHLPDGVGKGCDKNDGILRPTGSVEHPQCGQPVHDLTGGNAWVPWLLASVVPGSPNYDPANEALLAQGPAALTLDLAYGQPLDPGDLLAASNRAIATLQKAATVENVAYDPGTGTLDFRIDNHTGHKLISGYPEGRRFFANIKVYQGATLLQEVNPYDATVGTLKGLPDPGSPALGPGETHVDALVYESHPRSSLTGEEHTFHFVLATDRYKDNRIPPKGFRIGEAAARMSEPAWQGSIDPGYFTPAEYAGGWDDVTLSVAPGADRIEIRLYYQTTSREYVAFLRDEILGVGTSLPSPTPSGRALAYVLQTDPAFSQLAAWGDTMWQLWDHNKDAPGAAPIECAQGVWP